The nucleotide sequence GAGGTGCGACTCGAGCTTCCATGCCGTGTAGAAACCGGCGTAGCCGCCGCCGACGATCAGGATTTTGGGCACGATGGATGACTCCCTGCAGGTTGTGGTCGAAATCAGGCTACCCCTTCCGGAGCAGCCGCCTGAAATGCCGCGATGCGACGACGGCCATGGCCGCCGCGAGCGCCGCGAAGACGGAGAGGACGAGGGCGGGGATCCCCACCTCGCGGAGCGTGCCGACGGTCGGCAGCGCGCCGGCAGCGGGGTCGGGGGTGGGGCCGCCGGCGGGCACCGCGGGCGCGGGGTCCGGAGTGGCGGATGCGGCCGGATCCGGCGTCGCGGCGGGCGCGCGGCGGTACAGGCGCACCCACTCGGCGAGGTCGCCCAGCGGCTTGCCGCTCGCGGGCGCGACGTCGGCCGTGACGGCGGCGGCCGCGTCGACGAGCCCGCGTCCGTAGATCTCCGGCTGCCCCTTCTGCCGGGCCGTGGCGAGCACGCGCTCCACCACGTCGTCGGCCTCGAGCTCCGGATGCGCGGCCCGCACGAGCGCGACCACGCCGGACACGAGGGGCGCCGCGCCGCTCGTGCCGCTCCACTGCACGTACCGACCGCCGGGCTCCACGCCCACGAGCTGCTCGCTGGGAGCGGCCACCGCGATGGTGATGCCCTGCGAGGACGCGTCGAAGCTCGCGGCTCCCGCGCGGTCGACGCCCGCGACCGCGAGGACGCCGGGGATCGTCGCGGGCGCGCCGACCTCGGTGGTGCCGCTCCCCCGGTTGCCGGCGGCCGCGACGACCACGACGTCGTGCTCGTACGCGTAGAGGAAGGCGCGGTCCCAGCTCTCCGGCCAGTCGAGCGAGTTGCGGGTGAGGGACATGTTGATGACGCTCGCGCCGTTGTCGACGGCCCAGCGGACGGCGTCGGCGATCTGCGCGTCCTCGTCGCGCGCGCCCGGGGTCGGGCCGCCGAGCGCGACAGAGACGCTGAGGACGCTCGCGCCCGGGGCGACGCCGATGACGCCGGATCCGGTGCCCGTGCCGCGGCCCGCGAGGAGCGACGCGACCATCGTGCCGTGCTCGCTCGAGGCGCCCACGGGCTCGGTGCCGTCCGCGGATCCGACTCCCGAGACGTCGGTTCCGCCCACGACCGCGCCGCGCAGGTCGGCGACCGACGCGTCGACGCCCGTGTCGATGACTGCGATCTTCACGCCCTCGCCGCGGGTGGTCTGCCACGCCTGCTCGATGCCGTAGTCCGCGAGCCAGTACTCGCGCTCCCGCACCGGATCCGCGTGGGCGGGCGTCGCGGTGGGCAGCACGGCGACGAGGGCGAGGATCCCCACGGCGGCCGCGCGCGCGACGCGGCGCCCGGACCGGGCCGGCGCCGGCGTGCCTGGCGCGGGGAAGCCGGACCCTGGGGTCATGGCGCGTCGTGGTCGGCGCACTCGCAGACGTCCGGCGACCAGGAGGCCCGGGCCAGCGCGATGTCGCCGATGGGGTTCACGCCGGGACCGGCCGCGAGCGCGTGGCCCGCGAGGGCGTGCAGGCACTTGACGCGCACGGGCATCCCGCCCGCGGAGACGCCCGCGAGCTCGGGCACCACGAGGATCGACTCGCGGTCGGCGAGGTAGGAGGCGTGGGCGGCCGCGTACGCGTCGCGCAGCGCCTCGTCCTCCGCGAGGTCGTCCTGCAGCTCGGCCATGACGTGCTCGGCCTCGAGGTGCGAGATGGCGGCGGTGGCCGCGGGGTGGCACAGGTAGTACAGCGTGGGGAACGGCGTGCCGTCGGTGAGGCGCGGGGCGGTGCTCACGACGGTGGGGTTGCCGCAGACGCAGCGGGCGGCGATGCCGACGACGTCGCGCGCGGGGCGGCCGAGCTGGGCGGTGACGACGCGCACGTCGCGCTCGGAGGGCGGGTCGAAGGGGGGACGGGTCACTGGTCGCCTCCCTGGACGGATCCCTGGAGCTGGTCGGGCGGGGTGTCGCTGAGGGCGCTGGTGAGAGCGGATCCGAGGAGGGCCTGCACCCAGTCCTGCTTCGTCTCCTGCAGGTCGGCGCTGATGGGCGCGCCGTCCGGCGTGGTGGTGGCGGCGTCGCCTGTCGCGGCGGGCAGCCCGCGGACGAGGTAGCTCGTCTCGCCTGGCATGACGTAGAAGAGGCGATCCCGGACCTGCGCCTTGAGGAAGGCCGGGTCGTCGTAGCGGGCGCGCTGGTCCTGGAGCTGGGCGATGGTGCCCTTCTGGGCGTCCACCGCGCTCTGCAGGCTGCTGAGCTGCTGCCGCTGCTCGAGGTAGATGCGGAGACCCGGGGCGAGCACCACCACCGTGAGGACGAGCAGCACGAGCACCATCACCGAGAAGCCGGAGAAGCGCATGCTGCGGAGCCAGTTGCCCGCGGGGGCGTCGCCGTCGGGCAGCGCCACGGGGACGCGCTCGGTGCGCGGACGCGGAGCGCGTCGGGCGCGGAGGGTGTCGAGGCCGGGGAAGCGGGCCATCGGTCCTCCTTCGTGTGCGGGTCGGGTCGTGAGGGGGTGGAACGGCGATCCGCCCGCGCCACGAGGGCGCGGGCGGATCGGCCGGGTCAGGCCTGGAAGCGCGGGAAGGCGCTGCGGCCGGCGTAGACCGCGGCGGCGCCGAGGTCCTGCTCGATGCGGAGGAGCTGGTTGTACTTCGCGACGCGCTCGCTGCGGGCGGGGGCGCCGGTCTTGATCTGGCCCGCGTCCACCGCGACCGCGAGGTCGGCGATGGTCGTGTCCTCGGTCTCGCCGGAGCGGTGCGAGAGCACCGTCGTGTAGCCGCTGCGCTGGGCGAGGCTGACCGCGTCGAGCGTCTCGGTGAGCGTGCCGATCTGGTTGACCTTCACCAGGATCGAGTTGGCGACGCCGCGCGTGATGCCGTCGGCGAGGCGCTTCGGGTTCGTGACGAACAGGTCGTCGCCGACGATCTGCACCTTGGAGCCGAGCTCGGCGGTGAAGTGGTCGTAGCCGGCCCAGTCGTCCTCGTCCAGCGGGTCCTCGATGGTGATGAGGGGGTAGGACGCGACGAGGTCGGCGAAGTACGCGGTGAGGTGCGCCGCATCCACCTTCTGGCCCTCGAACGTGTACGCGCCGTCGGAGAAGAACTCGCTCGACGCGACGTCGAGGCCGAGCGCGATCTGCTTGCCGGCCGTGAAGCCCGCGGAGTCGATGGCCTCCATGAGCAGGTCGAGCGCGGCGCGGTTGCTGTCGAGGTTCGGCGCGAAGCCGCCCTCGTCGCCGAGGCCGGTGGAGAGGCCCTTCTTCTTCAGCAGGCTCTTGAGCGCGTGGTACGTCTCGACGCCCCAGCGCAGGCCCTCGGAGAAGGTGGACGCGCCGACGGGGAGGAGCATGAACTCCTGGATGTCGACGTTGGTGTCCGCGTGCGAGCCGCCGTTGATGACGTTGAGCATGGGGACGGGCAGCGTGTGCGCGTTCGGGCCGCCGAGGTAGCGGTACAGGGGCAGCTCGGCCGAGTCGGCCGCGGCCTTCGCGACCGCGAGGGAGACGCCGAGGAGCGCGTTGGCCCCGAGGCGGGACTTGTTCTCGGTGCCGTCGAGCTCGATCATCGTGGCGTCGATGATGCGCTGGTCCGCGGCGTCGAGGTCCTGGATGGCCGGGCCGATCTCGTCGACGACGGCGGCGACGGCCTTCTGGACGCCCTTGCCCAGGTAGCGGCCCGCGTCGCCGTCGCGCAGCTCGTACGCCTCGAATGCGCCGGTGGATGCGCCCGACGGGACGGCGGCGCGGGTGAACGTGCCGTCCTCCAGGAGCACCTCGACCTCGACGGTCGGGTTGCCCCGGGAGTCGAGGATCTCGCGTGCGTTGACTGCTTCGATGGCTGCCACGGGATGGTCTCCTTGCGTTGCGGTGAGGGGTGGGAAGTCGGATCCATCCTAGCCGCGGGGTCATTCCGGGCCGCGGGCGGCGAGGCCCGCGCGCAGGTGTCGCGCAGGTGACGGATCAGCCGCGCGGGCCGCCGTCGAGCGGTCGCTCCTGGAGCGACGCGGCGTCGCCCGTGTCGGCGTCGACGGAGGCGAACGTGCGGAATCCCTGCTGCTTGAGCGCCTCGAGGAGCGGCGCGACGTTCTTCGGGCGCGGCTCCAGGCGCACGCGACGGCCGGATGCGACGAGCTCGGCCTTGAGGCGCGCGAGCACGGCGACCGGGGTGCGCCGGTCGTGCACGAGCGCGATGGCGTCGGCGTCCTCCGCCGCGGGCAGGACGGCCAGGTCGACGATGCGCTCGAAGCCGATGGAGAAGCCGGCCGCCGGCACGTCCTGGCCGAGGAAGCGGCCGATCATGCCGTCGTAGCGGCCGCCGCCGCCGACCGAGCTGCCGGACGCGGGGTGCGCGATCTCGAAGATCGTGCCCGTGTAGTAGCCCATGCCGCGCACGAGGGTCGGGTCGAAGCGGAGGGTGACGCCGTCGGGCAGGCCGACGAGCGCGTCCGCCAGGGTCTCGAGGTCGGCGGCCGCGTCGGGGTCGACGCCCGCGGGGAGGATCCCGGTGATCGCCTCGGTCGTGAGCGGCACGCCGCCGTCGGCGAGCGCGGGCTCGATGCGCTCGAGGATCCCGCCGAGCACGTCGGCGGCGTCGGCACCGCCCTCGGCGAGCTCCGCGACGACGCCCTGGGCCCCGATCTTGTCGAGCTTGTCGATGCTGATGAGCGCCTGCGCCTGGCGCTCCGGCGCGAAGCCGCACGCGTCGAGGATCCCGCGGAGGATGCGGCGGTCGTTCACGCGGATGGTGCAGCCCGTGAGCCCGAGGGCGGCGAGCGTGGCGGCGGTGGCGGAGATCAGCTCGACCTCGGCCAGCTGCCCCGCCTCACCGATGATGTCGATGTCGCACTGCATGAACTGGCGGTAGCGGCCCTTCTGCGGGCGCTCGGCGCGCCAGACGGGCGCGGCCTGGATCGACCGGAAGACGCCGGGCAGCTCCGCGCGGTGCGAGGCGTAGAAGCGCGCCAG is from Clavibacter sp. A6099 and encodes:
- a CDS encoding S8 family peptidase; translation: MTPGSGFPAPGTPAPARSGRRVARAAAVGILALVAVLPTATPAHADPVREREYWLADYGIEQAWQTTRGEGVKIAVIDTGVDASVADLRGAVVGGTDVSGVGSADGTEPVGASSEHGTMVASLLAGRGTGTGSGVIGVAPGASVLSVSVALGGPTPGARDEDAQIADAVRWAVDNGASVINMSLTRNSLDWPESWDRAFLYAYEHDVVVVAAAGNRGSGTTEVGAPATIPGVLAVAGVDRAGAASFDASSQGITIAVAAPSEQLVGVEPGGRYVQWSGTSGAAPLVSGVVALVRAAHPELEADDVVERVLATARQKGQPEIYGRGLVDAAAAVTADVAPASGKPLGDLAEWVRLYRRAPAATPDPAASATPDPAPAVPAGGPTPDPAAGALPTVGTLREVGIPALVLSVFAALAAAMAVVASRHFRRLLRKG
- a CDS encoding DUF501 domain-containing protein — translated: MTRPPFDPPSERDVRVVTAQLGRPARDVVGIAARCVCGNPTVVSTAPRLTDGTPFPTLYYLCHPAATAAISHLEAEHVMAELQDDLAEDEALRDAYAAAHASYLADRESILVVPELAGVSAGGMPVRVKCLHALAGHALAAGPGVNPIGDIALARASWSPDVCECADHDAP
- a CDS encoding FtsB family cell division protein, with amino-acid sequence MARFPGLDTLRARRAPRPRTERVPVALPDGDAPAGNWLRSMRFSGFSVMVLVLLVLTVVVLAPGLRIYLEQRQQLSSLQSAVDAQKGTIAQLQDQRARYDDPAFLKAQVRDRLFYVMPGETSYLVRGLPAATGDAATTTPDGAPISADLQETKQDWVQALLGSALTSALSDTPPDQLQGSVQGGDQ
- the eno gene encoding phosphopyruvate hydratase, coding for MAAIEAVNAREILDSRGNPTVEVEVLLEDGTFTRAAVPSGASTGAFEAYELRDGDAGRYLGKGVQKAVAAVVDEIGPAIQDLDAADQRIIDATMIELDGTENKSRLGANALLGVSLAVAKAAADSAELPLYRYLGGPNAHTLPVPMLNVINGGSHADTNVDIQEFMLLPVGASTFSEGLRWGVETYHALKSLLKKKGLSTGLGDEGGFAPNLDSNRAALDLLMEAIDSAGFTAGKQIALGLDVASSEFFSDGAYTFEGQKVDAAHLTAYFADLVASYPLITIEDPLDEDDWAGYDHFTAELGSKVQIVGDDLFVTNPKRLADGITRGVANSILVKVNQIGTLTETLDAVSLAQRSGYTTVLSHRSGETEDTTIADLAVAVDAGQIKTGAPARSERVAKYNQLLRIEQDLGAAAVYAGRSAFPRFQA
- the hisS gene encoding histidine--tRNA ligase; its protein translation is MPQQITPPRGMRDFLPAEKARREQALAIIRRTYRAHGFDEIETPVVEESGRLHAGLGGDNEKLAYSVLKRGLSGDDLHAAADAGDVLALSDLGLRFDLTVPLARFYASHRAELPGVFRSIQAAPVWRAERPQKGRYRQFMQCDIDIIGEAGQLAEVELISATAATLAALGLTGCTIRVNDRRILRGILDACGFAPERQAQALISIDKLDKIGAQGVVAELAEGGADAADVLGGILERIEPALADGGVPLTTEAITGILPAGVDPDAAADLETLADALVGLPDGVTLRFDPTLVRGMGYYTGTIFEIAHPASGSSVGGGGRYDGMIGRFLGQDVPAAGFSIGFERIVDLAVLPAAEDADAIALVHDRRTPVAVLARLKAELVASGRRVRLEPRPKNVAPLLEALKQQGFRTFASVDADTGDAASLQERPLDGGPRG